Proteins co-encoded in one Populus trichocarpa isolate Nisqually-1 chromosome 10, P.trichocarpa_v4.1, whole genome shotgun sequence genomic window:
- the LOC7469510 gene encoding nuclear pore complex protein NUP1 isoform X1 yields the protein MAAVTRERNERPYEDGGGYGKFPKRPFRRSTQTTPYDRPATAIRNPSGSGNGWLSKLVDPAQRLIASGAQRLFASVFRKRLPAPPVVAPPSQPPETERGTEENRGVMDKQKGAFSTKDLFETHRATTNGCSGPSDGSDMDGVTELEVILKQKTFTRSEIDRLTALLQSKTVDFPTGNEEKKSEAIASKAMVSQGKKELLTTPVNNGFDGCFNSTPIVSSSVLEEDVGSPTELAKSYMRSRPLKVSPSMLESQSQALRENPTVLTNHTFTPKSPMISIAPRSSGHAEFPENGFATPRSRGRFAIYSMTRTPYSRVHATTGLQGTRTASDAFAGPSSSFQNAWENNGFSGSKQGASKRRSSVLDNDMGSVGPIRRIRQKSNLLPMSGTLSIRGNGMVSNAARRLTSTEKPVLAGEPLKDNANSNVHGTTFTPVPSKSSEMASKILQQLDVLVSSREKSPARLSPSMLRGQALRSLEDFDSSKLLEIVNDNNKLDAKPNTSLPDARESVFKMKDKIEENGPSKSILPYDKSASAVNGMGATSSMKNDVAGVKTTAFPVTSTIVQSPQQKKRAFQMSAHEDFLELDDDDDYLNRTVSGMLAEGREKIGSELVERKTIGAEAIVLEKSPALSEVNSPSTSTLNQKNAGIDGSVIAEKSISFTSLATPLPAMTDKQAVVNQKLASISDEGAQPNYSNASPQIFSSREKVALPKELNGTSQTFHFSNKTGDKVAPFAFSSPVLSDPSVPKLGLSSDAKPEGFSFTSVATGATELVTRDPGLDKTEDKSSLKDEGSFRAPENVPSTSTSSTGSLFSFGITTNGSSLNNGSLASTPSSYSSPSPPLLSSNFTGQNSSSVFANSVARGSINAPTTAFTMANFDGNSNFSISASAPSLTATPISKFGSVPSTSASTVPSTTDETTEAKTKEPGFGNPTSGAGSVFGGTCSGITNTGNNIFGKTPAATSKGNSFFGGTFPAVTSSGSSVLNATSSAFTSTGSGPFSLNAGSSTSAATNQSQGFNPFSASSAQVSAAGTGMGTATQTMPMQFSSPASTPFALTGSAAFSSGNPTFGSSSTSKLFSSGASFGLASSTTSSESISVSSIASPASTVFGSNWQAPKSMGFSTSSSSSTPFSFGATSNAVTSSSASVGFAPSVSSGPASPFSSPASTTPSQPVFGNPNPGFRSGSSPSGNNDQMSMEDSMAEDTVQATTPSVPAFFQQPAAAPGPPFGFSTPPGGNQFTLTGSSGANPFQFESQPNLAAPQNPAFQASASREFNAGGSFSFGAGGGDKPGRKFVRVKKTQRKR from the exons ATGGCGGCGGTGACTCGGGAAAGAAATGAGAGGCCGTATGAAGACGGAGGAGGTTATGGGAAGTTTCCAAAAAGGCCGTTTCGAAGGAGTACGCAAACTACGCCTTATGATCGTCCTGCGACGGCAATTCGAAACCCTAGTGGGAGTGGTAATGGTTGGTTGTCGAAATTAGTGGATCCGGCTCAGAGACTCATTGCTTCTGGTGCCCAAAGGCTTTTCGCTTCTGTCTTTCGTAAACGACTGCCTGCGCCTCCGGTGGTGGCTCCTCCGTCTCAGCCGCCGGAGACGGAGCGGGGGACAG aGGAAAACCGGGGAGTAATGGATAAGCAAAAAGGAGCCTTTTCCACA AAGGATCTTTTCGAAACACATAGAGCAACCACCAATGGATGCAGTGGTCCAAGTGATGGTTCTGATATGGACGGGGTTACTGAACTTGAAGTAATTCTAAAGCAGAAGACTTTTACCAG GTCTGAAATTGATCGATTGACTGCCCTGCTGCAATCTAAGACTGTTGATTTTCCTACTGGAAATGAAGAGAAGAAATCTGAAGCGATTGCTTCAAAAGCTATGGTCTCTCAAGGCAAAAAGGAGTTATTGACTACCCCTGTTAATAATGGGTTTGATGGCTGCTTTAATTCAACACCTATTGTCAGCTCAAGT GTCCTTGAGGAGGATGTTGGTTCCCCTACAGAGCTTGCAAAATCTTACATGCGTAGTAGGCCGTTAAAAGTATCACCATCAATGCTAGAATCACAGAGTCAGGCATTAAGGGAAAATCCAACAGTTCTGACCAACCATACATTTACTCCGAAATCACCAATGATTTCAATTGCGCCACGTTCTTCTGGCCATGCTGAGTTTCCTGAGAATGGTTTTGCGACACCAAGATCCCGAGGTAGATTTGCTATATACAGTATGACTCGAACACCATATTCCAGAGTTCATGCAACTACTGGCCTCCAG GGTACAAGAACGGCAAGTGATGCTTTTGCTGGACCATCATCTTCGTTTCAGAACGCATGGGAGAACAATGGATTTTCTGGATCTAAACAAGGG gCTTCAAAGAGGAGGAGTTCTGTCCTGGATAATGATATGGGATCTGTCGGTCCAATACGTAGAATTCGTCAGAAATCTAACCTTCTGCCTATGTCTGGTACTCTTTCTATTCGTGGAAATGGTATGGTTTCTAATGCTGCTCGAAGGCTAACCTCAACAGAGAAGCCAGTTTTAGCAGGCGAACCATTGAAGGATAATGCGAATAGCAATGTCCATGGTACCACTTTTACCCCTGTTCCCTCCAAGTCCAGTGAGATGGCATCAAAGATATTGCAGCAGCTTGATGTGTTGGTCTCATCGAGGGAGAAGTCTCCTGCCAGGTTGTCACCATCCATGCTACGGGGACAAGCTCTTAGAAGCTTGGAGGATTTTGATTCTTCGAAGTTGCTAGAAATTGTTAATGATAATAACAAGTTGGATGCTAAGCCCAACACCTCGCTACCTGATGCACGAGAGTCTGTGTTTAAAATGAaagacaaaattgaagaaaatggtCCAAGCAAATCCATTCTTCCTTATGACAAGTCAGCCTCCGCAGTAAATGGTATGGGCGCCACAAGTTCAATGAAGAATGATGTGGCTGGAGTCAAAACAACAGCTTTTCCTGTGACGAGCACCATTGTCCAGTCCCCTCAACAGAAGAAAAGGGCTTTCCAGATGAGCGCACATGAG GATTTTCTGGagcttgatgatgatgatgactaCCTGAATCGGACTGTGTCTGGTATGTTGGCTGAAGGGCGAGAAAAGATTGGTTCTGAATTGGTTGAAAGAAAAACCATTGGTGCTGAAGCTATTGTATTGGAGAAGTCTCCAGCTCTTTCTGAAGTCAACTCCCCATCAACTTCTACACTCAACCAAAAAAATGCAGGGATTGATGGGTCTGTGATTGCTGAAAAGAGCATCAGCTTTACATCTCTAGCGACACCATTGCCTGCCATGACTGATAAGCAGGCTGTAGTAAACCAGAAGTTAGCTTCAATATCTGATGAAGGTGCCCAACCAAACTACTCGAATGCTTCCCCTCAAATATTTAGCTCCAGGGAGAAGGTTGCTTTGCCAAAGGAACTGAATGGCACCTCCCAAACATTCCATTTCAGCAATAAAACTGGTGATAAAGTTGCACCATTTGCGTTTTCTTCTCCAGTCCTGAGTGACCCATCTGTCCCAAAGCTGGGTCTATCATCAGATGCCAAACCAGAGGGTTTCAG CTTTACGTCTGTTGCTACTGGTGCTACTGAGTTGGTGACCAGAGACCCTGGACTAGATAAAACTGAAGATAAGAGCAGTTTGAAGGATGAGGGTTCCTTCAGGGCACCTGAAAATGTGCCTTCTACTTCAACTTCATCGACTGGAAGCCTGTTCTCATTTGGCATCACCACCAATGGTTCAAGTCTAAATAATGGATCTCTTGCATCTACCCCATCTTCATATTCCTCACCCAGTCCACCTCTACTGTCAAGTAACTTTACTGGTCAAAATTCATCCAGCGTCTTTGCCAACAGTGTTGCTAGAGGCAGTATTAATGCCCCTACCACTGCATTTACAATGGCAAACTTTGACGGGAATAGCAACTTCTCTATTTCAGCATCAGCACCTTCCTTGACGGCTACACCTATTTCCAAATTTGGGTCTGTCCCATCAACTTCAGCCTCAACAGTGCCATCTACTACTGATGAAACAacagaagcaaaaacaaaagaaccagGCTTTGGCAACCCAACTAGTGGAGCTGGCAGTGTTTTTGGTGGTACATGTTCTGGAATTACAAACACAGGCAATAATATTTTTGGCAAGACCCCTGCAGCTACCAGCAaaggaaatagtttttttggtgGTACATTCCCTGCAGTTACGAGCTCAGGAAGCAGCGTTTTGAATGCTACATCTTCTGCATTTACAAGCACAGGAAGTGGTCCTTTTAGCTTGAATGCTGGGAGCTCAACTTCAGCTGCTACTAATCAATCTCAGGGTTTTAATCCTTTTAGTGCTAGCAGTGCTCAGGTTTCTGCTGCTGGAACTGGTATGGGAACTGCAACACAGACCATGCCGATGCAATTTAGTTCACCTGCATCAACTCCTTTTGCTTTGACTGGGAGTGCAGCCTTTTCTTCTGGCAATCCCACATTTGGCTCTTCTTCTACATCTAAACTGTTCAGTTCTGGTGCTTCTTTTGGACTTGCCTCTTCTACTACCTCTTCAGAGTCCATCTCTGTTAGCTCCATCGCGAGCCCTGCATCTACTGTCTTTGGTTCCAACTGGCAGGCCCCAAAATCTATGGGATTTTCAACATCCTCTTCTTCCTCGACTCCATTTTCCTTTGGAGCAACTTCTAATGCTGTTACAAGCAGCAGTGCATCCGTGGGGTTTGCCCCCAGTGTCTCATCTGGTCCTGCTTCCCCCTTCAGTTCACCTGCATCCACTACTCCATCACAGCCTGTGTTTGGCAACCCAAATCCTGGCTTCAGGTCTGGTTCATCTCCATCTGGTAATAATGACCAAATGAGCATGGAGGACAGCATGGCAGAGGACACAGTTCAGGCAACCACCCCTTCAGTTCCTGCATTTTTCCAACAACCTGCTGCTGCCCCTGGCCCTCCATTTGGTTTTTCTACTCCGCCAGGAGGGAATCAGTTTACTTTGACAGGTTCATCAGGTGCAAATCCCTTTCAATTTGAAAGCCAACCAAATCTGGCTGCGCCACAGAACCCAGCTTTTCAGGCTTCTGCTAGTCGGGAGTTTAATGCTGGAGGAAGCTTCTCGTTTGGTGCAGGTGGTGGTGACAAGCCTGGTAGAAAATTTGTcagagtaaaaaaaacacagcgcAAGCGGTGA
- the LOC7469510 gene encoding nuclear pore complex protein NUP1 isoform X2: MAAVTRERNERPYEDGGGYGKFPKRPFRRSTQTTPYDRPATAIRNPSGSGNGWLSKLVDPAQRLIASGAQRLFASVFRKRLPAPPVVAPPSQPPETERGTEENRGVMDKQKGAFSTDLFETHRATTNGCSGPSDGSDMDGVTELEVILKQKTFTRSEIDRLTALLQSKTVDFPTGNEEKKSEAIASKAMVSQGKKELLTTPVNNGFDGCFNSTPIVSSSVLEEDVGSPTELAKSYMRSRPLKVSPSMLESQSQALRENPTVLTNHTFTPKSPMISIAPRSSGHAEFPENGFATPRSRGRFAIYSMTRTPYSRVHATTGLQGTRTASDAFAGPSSSFQNAWENNGFSGSKQGASKRRSSVLDNDMGSVGPIRRIRQKSNLLPMSGTLSIRGNGMVSNAARRLTSTEKPVLAGEPLKDNANSNVHGTTFTPVPSKSSEMASKILQQLDVLVSSREKSPARLSPSMLRGQALRSLEDFDSSKLLEIVNDNNKLDAKPNTSLPDARESVFKMKDKIEENGPSKSILPYDKSASAVNGMGATSSMKNDVAGVKTTAFPVTSTIVQSPQQKKRAFQMSAHEDFLELDDDDDYLNRTVSGMLAEGREKIGSELVERKTIGAEAIVLEKSPALSEVNSPSTSTLNQKNAGIDGSVIAEKSISFTSLATPLPAMTDKQAVVNQKLASISDEGAQPNYSNASPQIFSSREKVALPKELNGTSQTFHFSNKTGDKVAPFAFSSPVLSDPSVPKLGLSSDAKPEGFSFTSVATGATELVTRDPGLDKTEDKSSLKDEGSFRAPENVPSTSTSSTGSLFSFGITTNGSSLNNGSLASTPSSYSSPSPPLLSSNFTGQNSSSVFANSVARGSINAPTTAFTMANFDGNSNFSISASAPSLTATPISKFGSVPSTSASTVPSTTDETTEAKTKEPGFGNPTSGAGSVFGGTCSGITNTGNNIFGKTPAATSKGNSFFGGTFPAVTSSGSSVLNATSSAFTSTGSGPFSLNAGSSTSAATNQSQGFNPFSASSAQVSAAGTGMGTATQTMPMQFSSPASTPFALTGSAAFSSGNPTFGSSSTSKLFSSGASFGLASSTTSSESISVSSIASPASTVFGSNWQAPKSMGFSTSSSSSTPFSFGATSNAVTSSSASVGFAPSVSSGPASPFSSPASTTPSQPVFGNPNPGFRSGSSPSGNNDQMSMEDSMAEDTVQATTPSVPAFFQQPAAAPGPPFGFSTPPGGNQFTLTGSSGANPFQFESQPNLAAPQNPAFQASASREFNAGGSFSFGAGGGDKPGRKFVRVKKTQRKR, from the exons ATGGCGGCGGTGACTCGGGAAAGAAATGAGAGGCCGTATGAAGACGGAGGAGGTTATGGGAAGTTTCCAAAAAGGCCGTTTCGAAGGAGTACGCAAACTACGCCTTATGATCGTCCTGCGACGGCAATTCGAAACCCTAGTGGGAGTGGTAATGGTTGGTTGTCGAAATTAGTGGATCCGGCTCAGAGACTCATTGCTTCTGGTGCCCAAAGGCTTTTCGCTTCTGTCTTTCGTAAACGACTGCCTGCGCCTCCGGTGGTGGCTCCTCCGTCTCAGCCGCCGGAGACGGAGCGGGGGACAG aGGAAAACCGGGGAGTAATGGATAAGCAAAAAGGAGCCTTTTCCACA GATCTTTTCGAAACACATAGAGCAACCACCAATGGATGCAGTGGTCCAAGTGATGGTTCTGATATGGACGGGGTTACTGAACTTGAAGTAATTCTAAAGCAGAAGACTTTTACCAG GTCTGAAATTGATCGATTGACTGCCCTGCTGCAATCTAAGACTGTTGATTTTCCTACTGGAAATGAAGAGAAGAAATCTGAAGCGATTGCTTCAAAAGCTATGGTCTCTCAAGGCAAAAAGGAGTTATTGACTACCCCTGTTAATAATGGGTTTGATGGCTGCTTTAATTCAACACCTATTGTCAGCTCAAGT GTCCTTGAGGAGGATGTTGGTTCCCCTACAGAGCTTGCAAAATCTTACATGCGTAGTAGGCCGTTAAAAGTATCACCATCAATGCTAGAATCACAGAGTCAGGCATTAAGGGAAAATCCAACAGTTCTGACCAACCATACATTTACTCCGAAATCACCAATGATTTCAATTGCGCCACGTTCTTCTGGCCATGCTGAGTTTCCTGAGAATGGTTTTGCGACACCAAGATCCCGAGGTAGATTTGCTATATACAGTATGACTCGAACACCATATTCCAGAGTTCATGCAACTACTGGCCTCCAG GGTACAAGAACGGCAAGTGATGCTTTTGCTGGACCATCATCTTCGTTTCAGAACGCATGGGAGAACAATGGATTTTCTGGATCTAAACAAGGG gCTTCAAAGAGGAGGAGTTCTGTCCTGGATAATGATATGGGATCTGTCGGTCCAATACGTAGAATTCGTCAGAAATCTAACCTTCTGCCTATGTCTGGTACTCTTTCTATTCGTGGAAATGGTATGGTTTCTAATGCTGCTCGAAGGCTAACCTCAACAGAGAAGCCAGTTTTAGCAGGCGAACCATTGAAGGATAATGCGAATAGCAATGTCCATGGTACCACTTTTACCCCTGTTCCCTCCAAGTCCAGTGAGATGGCATCAAAGATATTGCAGCAGCTTGATGTGTTGGTCTCATCGAGGGAGAAGTCTCCTGCCAGGTTGTCACCATCCATGCTACGGGGACAAGCTCTTAGAAGCTTGGAGGATTTTGATTCTTCGAAGTTGCTAGAAATTGTTAATGATAATAACAAGTTGGATGCTAAGCCCAACACCTCGCTACCTGATGCACGAGAGTCTGTGTTTAAAATGAaagacaaaattgaagaaaatggtCCAAGCAAATCCATTCTTCCTTATGACAAGTCAGCCTCCGCAGTAAATGGTATGGGCGCCACAAGTTCAATGAAGAATGATGTGGCTGGAGTCAAAACAACAGCTTTTCCTGTGACGAGCACCATTGTCCAGTCCCCTCAACAGAAGAAAAGGGCTTTCCAGATGAGCGCACATGAG GATTTTCTGGagcttgatgatgatgatgactaCCTGAATCGGACTGTGTCTGGTATGTTGGCTGAAGGGCGAGAAAAGATTGGTTCTGAATTGGTTGAAAGAAAAACCATTGGTGCTGAAGCTATTGTATTGGAGAAGTCTCCAGCTCTTTCTGAAGTCAACTCCCCATCAACTTCTACACTCAACCAAAAAAATGCAGGGATTGATGGGTCTGTGATTGCTGAAAAGAGCATCAGCTTTACATCTCTAGCGACACCATTGCCTGCCATGACTGATAAGCAGGCTGTAGTAAACCAGAAGTTAGCTTCAATATCTGATGAAGGTGCCCAACCAAACTACTCGAATGCTTCCCCTCAAATATTTAGCTCCAGGGAGAAGGTTGCTTTGCCAAAGGAACTGAATGGCACCTCCCAAACATTCCATTTCAGCAATAAAACTGGTGATAAAGTTGCACCATTTGCGTTTTCTTCTCCAGTCCTGAGTGACCCATCTGTCCCAAAGCTGGGTCTATCATCAGATGCCAAACCAGAGGGTTTCAG CTTTACGTCTGTTGCTACTGGTGCTACTGAGTTGGTGACCAGAGACCCTGGACTAGATAAAACTGAAGATAAGAGCAGTTTGAAGGATGAGGGTTCCTTCAGGGCACCTGAAAATGTGCCTTCTACTTCAACTTCATCGACTGGAAGCCTGTTCTCATTTGGCATCACCACCAATGGTTCAAGTCTAAATAATGGATCTCTTGCATCTACCCCATCTTCATATTCCTCACCCAGTCCACCTCTACTGTCAAGTAACTTTACTGGTCAAAATTCATCCAGCGTCTTTGCCAACAGTGTTGCTAGAGGCAGTATTAATGCCCCTACCACTGCATTTACAATGGCAAACTTTGACGGGAATAGCAACTTCTCTATTTCAGCATCAGCACCTTCCTTGACGGCTACACCTATTTCCAAATTTGGGTCTGTCCCATCAACTTCAGCCTCAACAGTGCCATCTACTACTGATGAAACAacagaagcaaaaacaaaagaaccagGCTTTGGCAACCCAACTAGTGGAGCTGGCAGTGTTTTTGGTGGTACATGTTCTGGAATTACAAACACAGGCAATAATATTTTTGGCAAGACCCCTGCAGCTACCAGCAaaggaaatagtttttttggtgGTACATTCCCTGCAGTTACGAGCTCAGGAAGCAGCGTTTTGAATGCTACATCTTCTGCATTTACAAGCACAGGAAGTGGTCCTTTTAGCTTGAATGCTGGGAGCTCAACTTCAGCTGCTACTAATCAATCTCAGGGTTTTAATCCTTTTAGTGCTAGCAGTGCTCAGGTTTCTGCTGCTGGAACTGGTATGGGAACTGCAACACAGACCATGCCGATGCAATTTAGTTCACCTGCATCAACTCCTTTTGCTTTGACTGGGAGTGCAGCCTTTTCTTCTGGCAATCCCACATTTGGCTCTTCTTCTACATCTAAACTGTTCAGTTCTGGTGCTTCTTTTGGACTTGCCTCTTCTACTACCTCTTCAGAGTCCATCTCTGTTAGCTCCATCGCGAGCCCTGCATCTACTGTCTTTGGTTCCAACTGGCAGGCCCCAAAATCTATGGGATTTTCAACATCCTCTTCTTCCTCGACTCCATTTTCCTTTGGAGCAACTTCTAATGCTGTTACAAGCAGCAGTGCATCCGTGGGGTTTGCCCCCAGTGTCTCATCTGGTCCTGCTTCCCCCTTCAGTTCACCTGCATCCACTACTCCATCACAGCCTGTGTTTGGCAACCCAAATCCTGGCTTCAGGTCTGGTTCATCTCCATCTGGTAATAATGACCAAATGAGCATGGAGGACAGCATGGCAGAGGACACAGTTCAGGCAACCACCCCTTCAGTTCCTGCATTTTTCCAACAACCTGCTGCTGCCCCTGGCCCTCCATTTGGTTTTTCTACTCCGCCAGGAGGGAATCAGTTTACTTTGACAGGTTCATCAGGTGCAAATCCCTTTCAATTTGAAAGCCAACCAAATCTGGCTGCGCCACAGAACCCAGCTTTTCAGGCTTCTGCTAGTCGGGAGTTTAATGCTGGAGGAAGCTTCTCGTTTGGTGCAGGTGGTGGTGACAAGCCTGGTAGAAAATTTGTcagagtaaaaaaaacacagcgcAAGCGGTGA